The following proteins are encoded in a genomic region of Mycolicibacterium rutilum:
- a CDS encoding ferredoxin, translating to MSVIKADVEVCQGYANCVVAAADVFDIGDTGTVVILDDTVTESDEARIVTAIRSCPVSALRLATI from the coding sequence ATGAGTGTTATCAAGGCGGACGTGGAGGTCTGCCAAGGCTACGCGAACTGTGTCGTTGCAGCGGCCGACGTCTTCGACATCGGTGATACGGGAACCGTTGTCATTCTTGATGACACGGTAACCGAGAGCGATGAGGCAAGGATCGTCACGGCAATTCGCAGTTGTCCCGTCTCGGCTCTACGTCTCGCAACGATTTGA
- a CDS encoding FAS1-like dehydratase domain-containing protein, which translates to MAAADELRDRVGEKIHFRGADSVTQNDIRRKLEVFTFSCPLHDDEAAAKAHGYLGVVAPVTMTPLWGLPPYWAPGQPSPYRVDGQEMTGNITDTLALPFSRSVNVSSEWQYHTPLYLGDRLQGTTTIISVEQKRTRVGTGVFLQYESEYVKFSGELVALNRNTVFNYDPDDASRPEPGTSARAQQGDRGPRTRSVDDAATSVDWNTPLQFDDVTVGAQVRGPALALTYQRIVMNIAADRMFSGIHHSAAAAHAAGLADIIFNTRGLETLFETGLRRWMGLRGRLVHLGPFKMSASVHPGDVVQARWTVTGKHAEAGAETVDLDFGVFAGDRQAVQGIATIALDGKEQS; encoded by the coding sequence ATGGCCGCCGCTGACGAGTTGCGCGATCGTGTCGGTGAGAAGATCCACTTTCGAGGAGCCGACTCGGTGACGCAGAACGACATCCGCCGCAAACTGGAGGTTTTCACCTTTTCCTGTCCGCTGCATGACGACGAGGCGGCAGCGAAGGCGCACGGGTACCTCGGCGTTGTGGCCCCGGTGACGATGACCCCGCTGTGGGGGCTGCCGCCGTATTGGGCACCCGGACAGCCCAGTCCCTATCGGGTCGACGGGCAGGAGATGACGGGCAACATCACCGACACGCTGGCTCTGCCATTCAGCCGATCGGTCAACGTCAGCAGCGAGTGGCAGTACCACACACCGCTGTACTTGGGGGACAGGTTGCAGGGGACTACGACGATCATCTCGGTAGAGCAGAAGCGCACCCGGGTGGGTACCGGAGTCTTCCTGCAATACGAGTCGGAGTACGTGAAGTTTTCGGGAGAACTGGTGGCGCTCAACCGAAATACCGTCTTCAACTACGACCCAGACGACGCCTCCAGGCCTGAGCCCGGCACTTCGGCCCGCGCCCAGCAGGGCGACCGAGGTCCCCGCACGCGCTCAGTGGATGATGCCGCTACCAGTGTCGACTGGAACACGCCACTTCAGTTCGACGACGTTACGGTCGGTGCGCAAGTGCGCGGACCGGCTCTGGCCCTGACCTACCAGCGCATTGTGATGAACATTGCCGCGGATCGCATGTTTTCCGGGATACACCATAGCGCCGCGGCCGCTCATGCCGCGGGGCTTGCCGACATCATCTTCAATACTCGTGGCCTGGAAACTCTTTTCGAGACCGGGCTTCGTCGCTGGATGGGCCTTCGCGGCAGGTTGGTGCATCTGGGTCCGTTCAAGATGAGTGCCTCAGTTCACCCGGGCGACGTCGTGCAGGCGCGATGGACGGTGACTGGCAAGCATGCCGAGGCTGGCGCAGAAACCGTAGATCTCGATTTCGGTGTCTTCGCCGGGGATCGGCAAGCGGTGCAAGGGATTGCCACCATCGCCCTCGATGGCAAAGAGCAAAGCTGA
- a CDS encoding Zn-ribbon domain-containing OB-fold protein, whose translation MRRTETDVAAPLLPSLEGLTAQFYEHCRREELSFQRCSRCGRWRHVPRLTCAGCGSNSWSWQRSSGRGVVFSHTVIHRALHPGFDEAVPFVCAVVEMDEGVRMVARIVDLVADRTAVLVDAAVEVVYVHVADDVVLPAFRLSAAEVRGDGRR comes from the coding sequence GTGAGGCGAACGGAAACGGATGTCGCAGCACCGCTGTTGCCATCCCTGGAAGGTCTCACGGCCCAGTTCTATGAGCATTGCCGACGTGAAGAGCTGTCGTTTCAGCGGTGTTCAAGGTGCGGCCGTTGGCGTCACGTTCCTCGCCTGACGTGTGCTGGCTGCGGCAGTAACTCCTGGTCTTGGCAGAGGTCGTCGGGCAGGGGAGTGGTATTCAGCCACACGGTTATTCACCGCGCGCTGCATCCCGGGTTCGACGAGGCCGTCCCGTTCGTGTGCGCCGTTGTCGAAATGGATGAGGGTGTGCGGATGGTGGCACGGATAGTGGACCTAGTTGCCGACCGGACGGCGGTGCTGGTTGATGCGGCCGTCGAGGTTGTCTATGTGCACGTCGCCGATGATGTTGTGCTGCCGGCATTTCGGCTGTCCGCTGCGGAAGTGCGGGGCGATGGCCGCCGCTGA